In Paraflavitalea devenefica, the following are encoded in one genomic region:
- a CDS encoding M1 family aminopeptidase, with translation MKKIYIFLLLATTAAKAQLPPSGAALMDETEAIATAEARSFQRLRDVQGNNSVYSTVASNNFNVSFYRCEWQVDPAIKYITGKVTSWFRIAETTGSITWDLLRQLTVDSVLYHNNKITFDQTANHALTVNFPATINAGTLDSITIFYQGIPDPANTKSFVQSTHAGTPIIWTLSEPFGSKDWWPCKNGLNDKADSIDIIITCPQQYTASSNGVVVGEEINGTNRITRFRHRYPIASYLVAMAVTNYVVWQTSVTINGKAMPLKSYFYPETNLSGSEANTQIALQQFSQLFGDYPFVNEKYGHTQCGIGGGMEHQTNSFMGAGAFNHSIIAHELGHQWFGDKITCGSWSDIWLNEGFATYTQHLYTEINFPAAAPGGLRSITNNVTSLPDGSVYVVDTTTSSRIFSSRLSYYKGFYVVYMLRGIMGDSAFYRGVRRYLNDPAVRFGFARTADLQRNLEAESGKDLSVFFQQWIYGQGFPNYQLDWSQNANQWIKLRLNQTTSHTSVPFYQMPVQLQLHSATKDTTITVEHGFSGQEFWVNPGFVVDTIMIDPKLWILSRVKTSRKIPGSTTINELKIYPNPAPEILNIVLNNPGEKKMMVWLYNTLGQRIYYKEIPLSGRDEQLQIPVLGLAKGIYYLHVKSGESINITRKILR, from the coding sequence ATGAAAAAAATATACATATTCCTGTTATTGGCAACAACAGCGGCAAAAGCCCAGCTCCCCCCTTCCGGTGCCGCCCTTATGGACGAAACAGAGGCCATCGCTACAGCAGAGGCCCGGTCATTTCAGCGCCTGAGGGATGTTCAGGGCAACAACAGTGTATACTCCACAGTGGCTTCCAACAACTTCAATGTGAGTTTCTACCGCTGCGAATGGCAGGTAGACCCCGCCATAAAATACATCACCGGTAAAGTAACCTCCTGGTTCCGGATTGCAGAAACGACCGGCTCCATTACCTGGGACCTGCTGCGGCAATTGACGGTTGACAGCGTGCTTTACCACAACAACAAAATAACGTTTGATCAAACGGCCAACCATGCCCTCACCGTCAACTTCCCGGCTACCATTAATGCAGGGACCCTCGATTCCATAACTATCTTTTACCAGGGCATTCCCGATCCGGCAAATACCAAATCCTTTGTGCAATCCACCCATGCGGGTACACCCATTATCTGGACGCTTTCCGAACCTTTTGGATCAAAAGACTGGTGGCCCTGCAAAAACGGGCTCAATGACAAGGCTGATTCTATTGACATCATCATTACATGCCCCCAGCAATATACAGCCTCTTCCAATGGCGTAGTGGTCGGTGAGGAAATAAATGGAACCAACCGCATCACCCGGTTCCGCCACCGGTATCCTATTGCATCCTACCTCGTGGCAATGGCTGTTACCAATTATGTGGTTTGGCAAACCTCCGTTACCATCAACGGGAAGGCCATGCCTTTGAAAAGTTACTTTTATCCGGAAACCAATCTTTCAGGAAGCGAGGCCAATACACAAATCGCTTTACAGCAGTTTAGCCAGCTTTTTGGCGACTATCCGTTCGTCAATGAAAAATATGGACATACCCAATGCGGCATTGGTGGTGGCATGGAACACCAGACCAATAGCTTCATGGGCGCAGGTGCATTTAATCACTCTATTATAGCGCATGAGCTGGGCCATCAATGGTTTGGCGACAAAATTACCTGCGGTAGCTGGAGCGATATCTGGCTCAATGAAGGATTTGCCACCTACACGCAGCACCTGTACACTGAAATTAACTTCCCTGCCGCAGCTCCCGGCGGGCTGCGGAGCATTACCAATAACGTTACTTCCCTTCCCGATGGTTCTGTATACGTAGTGGATACTACCACCTCCTCTCGTATCTTCAGCAGCCGCCTTAGCTACTACAAAGGATTCTATGTAGTATACATGTTACGGGGAATAATGGGCGATTCTGCTTTCTACAGGGGGGTACGCCGTTACCTCAATGATCCTGCTGTCCGGTTCGGGTTTGCCCGCACAGCCGACCTGCAGCGTAACCTGGAAGCAGAGTCCGGCAAAGACCTTTCCGTCTTCTTTCAGCAATGGATCTATGGCCAGGGATTTCCCAACTACCAGCTCGACTGGTCACAGAATGCCAATCAATGGATAAAGCTCCGGTTGAACCAAACCACCTCACATACTTCTGTGCCCTTTTACCAAATGCCTGTACAGCTTCAACTGCATAGCGCCACAAAAGATACTACCATAACCGTTGAACACGGGTTTAGCGGACAGGAATTTTGGGTCAATCCCGGCTTTGTGGTAGACACCATAATGATAGATCCTAAACTGTGGATCCTTTCAAGGGTAAAAACCTCCCGGAAAATACCGGGAAGCACCACCATCAATGAACTGAAAATATATCCCAACCCCGCACCTGAAATATTGAACATTGTGCTCAACAATCCCGGGGAGAAAAAAATGATGGTCTGGCTGTACAATACCCTCGGCCAGCGGATATACTATAAGGAAATACCTTTGTCCGGGCGCGATGAACAACTGCAAATACCGGTACTGGGCCTGGCAAAAGGCATCTACTACCTCCACGTGAAGAGCGGCGAAAGCATCAACATCACCCGCAAAATATTGCGATAG
- a CDS encoding MarR family winged helix-turn-helix transcriptional regulator, which translates to MSIENDIQQTKFRNEYHKVSVNLIYTSNWLMEKNKQFFDNADITPQQFNILRILRGAGTPLSTLQIRQRMLDKMSDTSRIVDRLVKKELVKKVICKTDRRLVDVTITEKGLSLLEGLDGFNHDMDASVGNLTEEEAVILNGLLDKMRGS; encoded by the coding sequence ATGAGTATAGAAAATGACATCCAACAAACGAAGTTCCGCAATGAATACCATAAGGTATCAGTGAACCTGATCTATACATCGAACTGGCTGATGGAGAAGAATAAGCAGTTTTTTGATAACGCTGATATCACTCCGCAGCAATTTAATATCCTGCGTATTTTACGTGGGGCCGGCACACCGCTTTCTACTTTACAGATACGGCAACGTATGCTGGATAAGATGAGCGACACCAGCCGGATCGTAGACAGGCTGGTGAAGAAGGAGCTGGTGAAGAAAGTTATTTGTAAAACAGATCGCCGGCTGGTAGATGTAACAATAACAGAGAAGGGTTTGAGTTTATTAGAAGGGCTGGATGGATTTAACCATGATATGGACGCTTCTGTTGGCAACCTTACAGAAGAGGAAGCCGTCATACTGAATGGACTGCTGGACAAAATGAGAGGAAGTTAA
- a CDS encoding murein L,D-transpeptidase catalytic domain family protein, producing MYPFFRSILAVTLVCLFVAWPVFMSGNNRENHIGFKKPVSLILYHSPANTVVKSAQERLCEEVTFLYDSLHLQRLGLKREALEYALKGYKKLMRAESLVNDSVLSICDFSQSSRKKRLYVIDLAHTKLLINTYVAHGKRSGKEYAWKFSNKPDSYKSSLGFYITRNTYQGANGLSLNIDGLETGINDKAFERRIVIHSSTYVGKRWLKENKFPGRSLGCPAVPVNQLDQVIETIKDGSCLFIYHPTKYYLAKSNILNG from the coding sequence ATGTACCCCTTCTTTCGATCCATATTGGCTGTTACCCTGGTATGCCTTTTTGTAGCATGGCCGGTATTCATGTCCGGTAACAACAGGGAAAACCATATAGGGTTTAAAAAGCCGGTGTCCTTAATACTCTACCATTCCCCCGCCAATACAGTTGTCAAATCCGCACAGGAACGATTGTGTGAAGAGGTGACCTTTCTCTATGACAGTTTACACCTGCAACGCCTGGGGCTTAAAAGGGAAGCGCTGGAATATGCCCTCAAAGGATACAAAAAGCTCATGCGCGCGGAAAGTCTTGTCAATGATAGTGTATTATCCATTTGCGATTTCAGCCAGTCATCGCGCAAAAAAAGATTGTATGTAATAGACCTGGCGCATACAAAGCTGCTCATCAATACCTATGTAGCACATGGAAAGCGCTCTGGTAAAGAATATGCCTGGAAATTTTCCAATAAACCGGATTCTTATAAAAGCAGCCTGGGCTTTTACATCACCCGCAATACCTATCAGGGCGCCAATGGCCTTTCATTAAACATTGATGGATTGGAAACAGGGATCAATGACAAAGCATTTGAGCGGAGGATCGTCATCCACAGTTCTACCTACGTGGGAAAGCGCTGGCTAAAGGAAAATAAGTTCCCTGGCCGCAGCCTCGGATGCCCGGCTGTACCGGTCAATCAATTAGATCAGGTAATCGAAACAATTAAAGATGGTTCATGTCTCTTCATCTACCATCCTACAAAATACTATCTGGCAAAGTCCAACATATTGAACGGCTAG
- a CDS encoding glycoside hydrolase family 25 protein — protein sequence MLTTIFATAGMADKKKRNIGWIIFISLILTGILVMLGFQLYEWWLARRAHFVRYQAFGIDIPTNYGIHGIDVSKYQEIVDWESVKGMKVEDVQIGFAFIKATEGIVNEDRCFKRNWKKAKEAGVTRGAYHFFIATKSGKTQAENFISTVELQPGDLPPVLDVEQSYGVRGDKLRQRVKEWLETVENYYGVRPILYTNVDFYKQILKDEFDSYPLWVAHYLQKEKPRIYRDWHFWQHSEQGHVNGILYKVDFNVFNGDSTEFKNLLIN from the coding sequence ATGCTGACAACTATATTTGCAACCGCGGGCATGGCAGATAAGAAAAAAAGAAATATCGGCTGGATCATCTTCATATCCCTTATACTGACAGGTATATTGGTGATGCTCGGTTTTCAGCTATATGAATGGTGGCTCGCCCGCAGGGCCCATTTTGTCCGCTACCAGGCCTTCGGCATAGATATCCCCACCAATTATGGCATTCACGGCATAGACGTCTCCAAATACCAGGAAATTGTAGACTGGGAAAGTGTAAAGGGTATGAAAGTGGAAGATGTGCAGATCGGTTTCGCATTCATCAAAGCCACTGAAGGGATTGTCAACGAAGACCGCTGTTTCAAGCGCAACTGGAAAAAAGCCAAAGAAGCCGGCGTTACACGCGGCGCCTATCACTTCTTCATCGCGACCAAAAGCGGGAAAACACAGGCCGAAAATTTTATCTCTACGGTTGAACTGCAACCCGGCGACCTGCCACCTGTACTGGATGTGGAGCAATCCTATGGCGTTAGGGGCGATAAACTGCGCCAGCGGGTAAAAGAATGGCTGGAAACAGTCGAAAACTACTACGGCGTAAGGCCTATCCTGTACACCAACGTAGACTTTTACAAGCAGATCCTGAAAGATGAATTCGATAGCTATCCCCTCTGGGTAGCGCATTACCTGCAAAAAGAAAAACCGCGCATCTACCGCGACTGGCATTTCTGGCAGCATAGTGAACAGGGTCATGTCAATGGTATCCTGTACAAAGTAGACTTCAACGTATTCAACGGCGACTCCACCGAATTCAAAAACCTCCTGATTAATTAA
- a CDS encoding AI-2E family transporter has translation MNSISNNAIRQILLLITIILIGIVLFIHLKIFIPAFLGAYTLYVLMRKYMFILQGKHKWNKNLAAAILMLLSFLIIMLPILVFANMMTSRIAFAIEHSSELLTSIQDFINKYEQRYGINIITDENIRRLSTIGAETLPKILGATFNTLTTVVMMYFILYFMLVDGRKMESHFYEWVPLKDENILLLRRELNLLVNSNAIGIPLIALLQGLVALVGYIFLGVEEPVFWFVITCIAAMLPVVGAALAYIPLSLVFFAEGNSGKGIIMLIYGFGVVGVVDNVFRFWLQKKLGDVHPMITVFGVIIGVSMFGFIGLIFGPILISLFLLMIKIYVNEFSQRTGSNDIPVK, from the coding sequence ATGAATTCCATTTCGAACAACGCCATACGCCAGATATTATTACTCATTACCATCATTCTCATTGGCATTGTACTCTTCATTCACTTAAAGATCTTTATTCCTGCATTCCTCGGCGCCTATACCCTCTATGTGCTCATGCGCAAATACATGTTTATCTTACAGGGCAAGCACAAGTGGAACAAGAACCTCGCTGCTGCTATTCTCATGCTGCTCTCTTTCCTGATCATCATGCTGCCAATACTTGTATTTGCCAACATGATGACCTCCAGGATCGCCTTTGCCATCGAACACTCCTCCGAACTGCTCACTTCTATCCAGGACTTCATCAATAAATATGAACAACGGTACGGTATTAACATCATAACCGATGAAAACATCCGCCGCCTTTCCACCATAGGAGCAGAAACACTGCCTAAAATATTAGGCGCTACCTTCAATACCCTTACCACCGTAGTCATGATGTATTTCATTCTGTACTTCATGCTGGTGGATGGGCGTAAAATGGAATCCCATTTCTATGAATGGGTGCCACTCAAAGATGAAAACATCCTGCTGCTGCGTAGGGAACTCAACCTCCTGGTTAACTCCAATGCTATTGGCATACCGCTTATTGCCTTGCTACAGGGATTGGTAGCGCTGGTAGGCTACATCTTTTTGGGTGTGGAAGAACCCGTCTTCTGGTTTGTCATCACCTGTATTGCCGCCATGCTGCCGGTGGTAGGTGCTGCACTGGCCTATATCCCCCTCAGCCTTGTCTTCTTTGCCGAAGGTAATTCCGGTAAAGGGATCATTATGCTCATATATGGCTTTGGTGTGGTAGGCGTGGTAGACAATGTGTTCCGCTTTTGGCTGCAAAAAAAACTGGGCGATGTACACCCCATGATCACCGTCTTTGGGGTCATCATTGGTGTCAGCATGTTTGGCTTTATTGGCCTTATCTTCGGCCCCATTCTGATCTCTCTTTTCTTGCTCATGATCAAGATTTATGTCAATGAATTCAGTCAAAGAACAGGCTCTAATGACATCCCGGTAAAATAA
- a CDS encoding DegT/DnrJ/EryC1/StrS family aminotransferase has translation MPGYELFGASERKHVNDVMETGILMRYGFDGPRKGIWKAKELEQALCTVFGAQYAQLVSSGTAALTTALSALGIGYGDEVIMPSFTFVASFEAVLSVGAVPVLVDVDDTLTLDPDAVRKAITSKTKCIMPVHMCGSMADLDALQAICKEHKLLLLEDACQSIGAMYKGKYLGTIGDAGTFSFDFVKTMTCAEGGVVLTNNEDVYIKSDGYSDHGHDHKGVDRGADLHPFIGYNYRISELHAAVGLAQVQRLQEFLAIQHRNHGALKAILSQVPEISFRRIPDPAGDSCTFISWFLPSQEITEAVVAELKAQGILAGNFYWYNNNWHYIRKWDHLKKSLTLNALHPEHKAAVMQQANKDFAASDAIMSRCISTAISLVWTAEQIKEKGEKMVAAVKKVLAAQQATV, from the coding sequence ATGCCTGGTTATGAATTATTTGGTGCTTCGGAGCGCAAACATGTTAACGATGTGATGGAAACGGGTATCCTGATGCGGTATGGCTTTGATGGTCCGCGCAAAGGTATCTGGAAGGCGAAGGAGCTGGAACAGGCCCTTTGCACGGTATTTGGCGCGCAGTATGCACAGCTTGTATCCAGCGGAACGGCAGCCCTTACCACAGCCCTGAGCGCATTGGGTATTGGCTATGGCGACGAAGTGATTATGCCTTCGTTCACTTTTGTGGCAAGCTTTGAAGCTGTGTTGAGTGTAGGCGCTGTGCCGGTACTGGTGGATGTAGATGATACGCTGACACTGGACCCTGATGCCGTGCGTAAAGCCATTACTTCCAAAACAAAGTGTATTATGCCTGTGCATATGTGTGGCAGTATGGCCGATCTGGACGCCCTGCAGGCTATTTGCAAAGAGCATAAGCTGCTTTTACTGGAAGATGCCTGTCAGAGCATCGGCGCTATGTATAAAGGAAAGTACCTGGGAACGATCGGAGATGCGGGCACTTTTTCTTTCGACTTTGTAAAAACGATGACCTGTGCTGAAGGCGGCGTGGTGCTGACGAATAATGAAGATGTATATATTAAGAGCGACGGGTATAGCGATCATGGCCATGATCACAAAGGCGTAGACCGCGGGGCCGACCTGCATCCTTTTATTGGCTATAATTACCGTATTTCAGAATTGCATGCTGCCGTAGGCCTGGCCCAGGTACAGCGTCTGCAGGAATTCCTGGCTATCCAGCACAGGAACCACGGCGCCCTGAAAGCCATTTTATCACAGGTCCCGGAGATCAGTTTCCGCCGTATTCCCGATCCGGCAGGGGATAGCTGCACGTTTATCAGTTGGTTCCTGCCTTCGCAGGAGATCACAGAAGCGGTGGTAGCAGAGCTGAAGGCCCAGGGTATCCTGGCCGGCAATTTTTACTGGTACAATAATAACTGGCATTATATCCGCAAATGGGACCATCTTAAAAAATCCCTGACCCTGAATGCCCTGCATCCCGAGCACAAAGCAGCCGTGATGCAGCAGGCCAATAAGGATTTCGCAGCCAGCGATGCTATTATGAGCCGTTGCATTTCCACTGCTATCAGCCTGGTTTGGACAGCCGAACAGATCAAAGAGAAGGGAGAGAAGATGGTGGCTGCGGTGAAGAAGGTATTGGCAGCGCAGCAGGCGACGGTGTAG
- a CDS encoding radical SAM/SPASM domain-containing protein, protein MPSFNWHDSINLMSKLTFRRLWNAGKVLSSYYLSKWTRKPVQWGYPLSISFEPTTSCNLRCPECPSGLRAFTRPTGMLQKNFFRDTIDQLSGDLLYLIFYFQGEPYLNPDFLEMVKYASQKGIYTATSTNAHYLNDANARRTVESGLDRLIISIDGTTQDVYQQYRVGGKLEKVLAGARNIMKWKKELNSKTPFVFFQFLVVKPNEHQIEDVKRLAAEIGVDDVRFKTAQVYDYEQDPNNLIPTLDKYSRYRRNEKGEFAFKNSLQNHCWRLWHATVISWDGLVVPCCFDKDAQHTLGDLKGKSFKEVWHSDDYVNFRRQILQSRKNIDICANCSEGTKVWSD, encoded by the coding sequence ATGCCCTCATTTAACTGGCACGATAGTATCAATCTGATGTCCAAGCTCACTTTCCGCCGCTTATGGAACGCGGGTAAGGTATTGAGCAGCTATTATTTAAGTAAATGGACACGCAAACCTGTACAGTGGGGATACCCCTTATCCATTTCTTTTGAACCTACTACTTCCTGTAACCTGCGTTGTCCGGAATGCCCCAGTGGCCTACGGGCTTTTACCCGGCCTACAGGGATGTTGCAAAAGAATTTTTTCCGGGATACGATTGACCAGCTTTCGGGGGACTTGCTGTACCTGATCTTTTATTTCCAGGGCGAGCCGTACCTGAATCCCGATTTCCTGGAGATGGTGAAGTATGCCTCGCAAAAAGGGATCTATACCGCCACCTCCACGAATGCGCATTACCTGAATGATGCCAATGCGCGCCGCACGGTGGAAAGCGGCCTTGACCGGCTGATCATTTCAATTGACGGCACCACCCAGGACGTATACCAGCAATACCGGGTAGGTGGCAAGCTGGAAAAGGTGCTGGCAGGAGCCCGTAATATTATGAAGTGGAAGAAGGAGCTGAACAGTAAAACGCCTTTTGTTTTTTTCCAGTTCCTGGTAGTGAAGCCCAATGAGCACCAGATTGAAGATGTGAAGCGGCTGGCGGCGGAGATCGGTGTGGATGATGTGCGCTTTAAGACGGCCCAGGTGTATGATTATGAGCAGGACCCCAATAACCTGATCCCTACGCTGGATAAGTATAGCCGTTACCGCCGGAATGAAAAAGGGGAGTTTGCTTTTAAAAATTCCCTGCAAAATCACTGCTGGCGGCTATGGCATGCTACGGTGATCAGTTGGGATGGCCTGGTGGTGCCCTGTTGTTTTGACAAGGATGCGCAGCACACCCTGGGCGACCTGAAAGGAAAAAGCTTTAAGGAGGTATGGCACAGTGATGATTATGTAAACTTTCGCCGGCAAATTTTACAAAGCCGCAAGAATATTGATATCTGCGCCAACTGCAGTGAGGGAACAAAGGTGTGGAGTGATTAG
- the rpoN gene encoding RNA polymerase factor sigma-54, with amino-acid sequence MALSQSLQQKLLQKLSPQQIQLMKLLQVPTANLEERIKEELEENPALEVSDEDHEDQFESEVKDEFESAEDDFEPDGSEDEYGNIDISEYVSDDDGEIAEYKMKDDNYPEVDDNKVIPYRVETSFHEHLLEQLGMLKLDDRQRRIAEQIVGSIDDDGYLRREASAIVDDLAFRQNIDSNEQEVEGVIRLIQHFDPPGVGARNLQECLLLQLQRQKVHGRRVDTAIDVLTNYFDEFTKKHYDKIQRGLNLSDEGLKDVISHIIRLTPKPGGNHGDINKAESYVVPDFFIFNNGGKLELTLNSKNAPDLRISEGYREMLKEYDKGSKKDKRQKEAVLFIKQKIDAAKWFIDAIKQRQHTLTSVMETIMDYQRDFFLTGDETTLRPMILKDIAERTGLDISTVSRVANSKFVQTEFGTYRLKFFFSESLSTDSGEEVSTREVKKILSDLIEGESKKKPLSDEKLTDMLQEKGYNIARRTVAKYREQLNIPVARLRKEL; translated from the coding sequence ATGGCACTGAGTCAAAGCTTACAACAAAAATTATTACAAAAACTTTCGCCCCAGCAGATTCAATTAATGAAGCTGCTGCAGGTGCCTACTGCCAACCTCGAAGAGCGGATCAAGGAGGAATTGGAGGAAAACCCGGCATTGGAGGTTTCTGATGAAGATCATGAAGACCAGTTTGAATCAGAGGTAAAGGATGAATTTGAGAGTGCAGAAGACGACTTTGAACCGGATGGAAGTGAAGATGAATATGGTAATATTGATATCAGCGAATATGTGAGTGATGATGACGGAGAGATAGCAGAGTATAAGATGAAGGACGACAATTATCCGGAAGTGGATGATAATAAGGTGATCCCGTACCGGGTAGAGACGTCTTTTCATGAGCACCTGCTGGAGCAGCTGGGCATGCTGAAGCTGGATGACCGCCAGCGGCGGATCGCTGAGCAGATCGTGGGTAGTATTGATGATGACGGATACCTCCGGCGTGAGGCCTCGGCCATTGTGGATGACCTGGCTTTCCGGCAGAATATTGACAGCAATGAGCAGGAAGTAGAAGGTGTGATACGGCTGATACAACATTTTGACCCGCCCGGCGTAGGCGCCCGCAACCTGCAGGAATGCCTGCTGCTGCAATTACAGCGGCAAAAGGTACATGGGAGGAGGGTTGACACCGCGATTGATGTGCTGACGAATTATTTTGACGAGTTTACCAAGAAGCATTACGATAAGATCCAGCGCGGACTGAACCTGAGTGATGAAGGATTGAAGGACGTGATCAGCCATATTATCCGTCTTACCCCCAAGCCCGGCGGCAATCATGGGGATATTAACAAGGCGGAAAGTTATGTGGTGCCGGATTTCTTCATTTTCAATAATGGCGGAAAGCTGGAACTGACCCTGAACTCAAAGAATGCGCCTGATCTCCGCATCAGTGAAGGATACCGGGAGATGCTGAAGGAATATGATAAGGGCAGCAAGAAGGATAAGCGGCAGAAGGAAGCGGTACTGTTCATTAAGCAAAAGATAGATGCGGCCAAATGGTTTATTGATGCGATCAAGCAACGGCAACACACACTTACCAGTGTGATGGAAACGATCATGGATTATCAGCGGGATTTTTTCCTCACCGGTGATGAAACAACATTAAGGCCCATGATCCTGAAGGATATAGCAGAACGCACCGGGCTGGATATCTCTACGGTGAGCCGTGTGGCGAATAGCAAGTTTGTACAAACAGAGTTCGGGACTTACCGGCTGAAGTTTTTCTTCAGTGAATCTTTGAGCACCGATAGCGGAGAAGAGGTGAGCACCCGTGAGGTGAAGAAGATCTTAAGCGACCTGATTGAAGGGGAAAGCAAGAAGAAACCGCTGAGCGATGAAAAATTAACCGATATGCTCCAGGAAAAAGGCTATAATATTGCACGCAGAACTGTAGCCAAGTACCGGGAGCAATTGAATATCCCGGTAGCGAGACTGCGCAAAGAATTATGA
- a CDS encoding glycoside hydrolase family 10 protein: MKQHFLTFAACLWASVTAFSQPEYEFRAAWIATVDNIDWPSKGNYNTAQQKAEFIAQLDMHKRNGLNAMIVQIRPATDAFYPSPYEPWSEWLTGKQGKAPSPYYDPLQFMIEETHKRGMEFHAWCNPYRAEFSIGKSSIAANHVTKLHPDWFLAYGGKRYFDPGNKEAQEFVVKVIRDVVHRYAVDAIHFDDYFYPYRIAGKEFPDNKTYAKYGNGLSKDDWRRSNVDSIIVKLGRVIREENKYCKFGISPFGVWRNQSDDPEGSATTAGQTNYDDLYADILLWLREGWIDYVAPQLYWEFGHKAAPYEVLLDWWSKHSYGRHCYIGLAPYRANSNAAWRDKTMLPRQIEALRDYPGIQGAIYFSSKSFVNNPNGWSDSLRMNYYRKPALIPGMIWLDSLRPSSPTVKSFTVVDSSTFEITVVRSGIEKKHIKSFKAYLSADSTDAFVNFYSARPVDVQPGSDSCIFRIQLPADKRYASIYLTTLDEAGNESLPYADWPLPLRFEKLENEAWIVQ; the protein is encoded by the coding sequence ATGAAACAACATTTTTTGACTTTTGCTGCCTGCCTTTGGGCATCCGTTACCGCATTTTCCCAACCGGAATATGAGTTCCGTGCCGCCTGGATAGCAACCGTAGATAATATTGACTGGCCCAGTAAAGGGAATTATAATACCGCTCAGCAAAAAGCAGAGTTTATTGCCCAACTGGATATGCACAAGCGCAATGGCCTGAATGCGATGATCGTGCAGATAAGGCCCGCTACTGATGCTTTTTACCCTTCGCCATATGAACCGTGGAGCGAATGGCTCACGGGTAAGCAAGGCAAGGCCCCCTCTCCTTATTACGATCCCTTACAGTTCATGATCGAGGAAACACATAAGCGGGGTATGGAGTTTCATGCCTGGTGCAATCCCTACAGGGCTGAGTTCAGCATTGGCAAGTCTTCTATAGCTGCCAACCATGTTACAAAGCTGCATCCGGATTGGTTCCTGGCCTATGGGGGGAAACGTTATTTTGATCCCGGTAATAAGGAAGCCCAGGAGTTTGTGGTGAAGGTGATCCGGGATGTAGTACACCGCTATGCTGTAGACGCGATCCATTTTGACGATTATTTTTATCCTTACCGTATTGCGGGCAAGGAATTCCCGGATAATAAGACGTATGCAAAGTATGGCAACGGACTGAGCAAGGATGACTGGCGCAGGAGTAATGTGGATTCCATTATTGTGAAACTGGGGCGTGTGATCCGGGAGGAGAATAAGTATTGCAAGTTTGGCATTTCCCCTTTTGGCGTATGGCGGAACCAAAGCGATGACCCGGAAGGGAGCGCTACGACAGCCGGACAAACGAATTATGATGACCTGTATGCAGATATTTTGTTGTGGCTGCGGGAAGGATGGATTGATTATGTAGCGCCTCAGTTGTATTGGGAGTTTGGCCATAAAGCGGCTCCTTACGAGGTATTGCTGGACTGGTGGAGCAAGCACAGTTATGGCCGGCATTGCTATATCGGGCTGGCGCCTTACCGGGCCAACAGCAATGCCGCCTGGCGTGACAAGACGATGTTACCCCGGCAAATTGAGGCATTGCGCGATTACCCCGGGATACAGGGGGCTATTTATTTCAGCAGTAAATCGTTTGTGAATAATCCCAATGGATGGAGCGATAGCCTGCGGATGAATTATTACAGGAAGCCTGCGTTGATACCGGGTATGATCTGGCTTGATTCCCTGCGGCCATCAAGCCCTACGGTAAAGTCTTTCACGGTTGTTGACAGCTCTACTTTCGAGATCACCGTTGTGAGGTCGGGCATAGAAAAAAAGCATATCAAGTCTTTTAAGGCCTACCTGAGCGCGGATAGCACGGATGCTTTTGTTAATTTTTACAGTGCACGGCCGGTGGATGTACAACCCGGCAGCGACTCCTGCATTTTCCGAATCCAGTTGCCGGCCGATAAACGGTATGCCAGTATTTACCTGACGACGCTGGATGAAGCCGGGAATGAAAGTCTGCCGTATGCCGACTGGCCCCTGCCTTTGCGTTTTGAGAAGCTGGAGAATGAGGCGTGGATTGTGCAGTAA